From one Drosophila subpulchrella strain 33 F10 #4 breed RU33 chromosome 3L, RU_Dsub_v1.1 Primary Assembly, whole genome shotgun sequence genomic stretch:
- the LOC119552960 gene encoding uncharacterized protein LOC119552960: protein MERSQFSIPINPNAKYLPNSISNVLYSIQKFDQSTLAWPTYQRKKDVCKGKKVRSPPEVPLAGTASCMIPKKKCCALSCNSKAAKNNTFYQILQASQDQPHFEDSSRCKYKSNEAQFKRDSKNDSIYNDIYDIVKTHVNKKRQPQYEKSPDRQISPTKQPPLLEVYKIRPVPTESREIRSKHLKSNDRSAPKSSKVNYPIIYINKLRERTNELSTSKGRQSKPKSSISKSSKKEFFEFPTRGNKQKENVKEETYRSTHPFDDIFQARKRIAQTRS from the exons ATGGAGAGGTCACAGTTTTCCATTCCAATAAATCCAAATGCAAAATATCTCCCCAATTCAATCTCGAATGTTTTGTATAGCATTCAGAAATTTGATCAAAGCACTCTTGCTTGGCCGACCTACCAACGAAAAAAGGACGTCTGTAAGGGAAAAAAGGTTCGATCGCCTCCGGAAGTTCCTCTAGCCGGAACTGCATCCTGTAtgatcccaaaaaaaaaatgctgtGCGTTAAGTTGTAACTCAAAGGCAGCGAAGAATAATACCTTCTATCAAATTCTTCAAGCCAGTCAAGATCAGCCGCATTTTGAAGATAGTTCCAGATGTaaatataaaagtaatgaAGCCCAATTTAAACGTGATTCCAAAAACGACAGCATTTACAATGACATATACGATATAGTAAAGACGCacgttaataaaaaaaggcAACCCCAATATGAAAAGTCCCCAGATCGACAGATTTCACCTACTAAGCAACCTCCTTTGTTGGAAGTCTATAAAATTCGTCCGGTCCCAACGGAAAGCAGGGAGATAAGAAGCAAACATCTCAAGTCAAATGATAGATCAGCACCAAAATCATCTAAAGTcaattatccaataatatatatCAATAAACTTCGAGAAAGAACCAATGAGCTTTCGACTTCCAAAGGCCGTCAGTCTAAACCGAAGTCATCTATATCCAAATCATCCAAGAAAGAGTTCTTCGAATTTCCAACAAGAGGCAACAagcaaaaagaaaatgtaaaagaaGAAACCTATAGGTCAACGCATCCTTTTGATGATATATTTCAAGCCCGAAAGAGAATCGCACAGACaa GATCCTAA